One window from the genome of Brachyspira hampsonii encodes:
- a CDS encoding aldo/keto reductase, whose protein sequence is MKKIFFGLLFTFIFIITIFSLNNKAEANTNMENNKVVFNFNTKTAKLNSGYEIPLNGIGTYSLLNDECYNSVLFALQNGVRLIDTAYIYRNEEEVGKAVKDSKVDRKDIFIITKLYPNQYRDAENAINEALKKLDVEYIDMMLLHHPSQNDVEAYKAMEKAVKEGKIRSIGLSNWYIKELKEFLPKITIMPALVQNEIHPYYQDTNVIEYIQSLGIAVQGCYPLGGRGHQRELLNDKVLKDIAQKYNKSAAQIILRWNLQREVIVIPGSNNREHIIENTEIYDFELSDEDMKKIAELNRDEKHDWY, encoded by the coding sequence ATGAAAAAAATATTTTTTGGTTTGTTATTTACTTTTATTTTTATTATAACAATATTTTCATTAAATAATAAAGCAGAGGCAAATACTAATATGGAAAACAATAAAGTAGTTTTTAACTTTAATACAAAAACAGCAAAATTAAACAGCGGATACGAAATACCATTAAACGGCATAGGTACATATAGTCTATTAAATGATGAATGCTACAATTCTGTACTTTTTGCTTTACAAAATGGTGTAAGATTAATTGATACAGCATATATATACAGAAATGAAGAAGAGGTTGGAAAAGCTGTAAAAGACTCAAAGGTTGATAGAAAAGATATTTTTATTATTACAAAATTATATCCTAATCAATACAGAGATGCAGAAAATGCTATAAATGAGGCATTAAAAAAGTTAGATGTTGAGTATATTGATATGATGCTTCTTCATCACCCAAGCCAAAATGATGTTGAAGCATACAAGGCTATGGAGAAAGCAGTAAAAGAAGGAAAAATTCGCTCTATAGGACTTTCTAATTGGTACATTAAAGAATTAAAAGAGTTTCTTCCTAAAATAACTATAATGCCTGCTTTGGTTCAGAATGAAATTCACCCTTATTATCAGGATACTAATGTTATAGAGTATATTCAAAGTTTGGGTATAGCTGTTCAAGGCTGTTATCCTTTGGGAGGAAGAGGACATCAGAGAGAACTTTTAAATGATAAAGTATTAAAGGATATTGCCCAAAAATATAATAAGTCAGCTGCACAAATTATATTAAGATGGAATTTGCAAAGAGAAGTAATTGTAATACCCGGATCTAATAATAGAGAGCATATAATAGAAAATACAGAAATATATGATTTTGAATTAAGTGATGAAGATATGAAGAAAATAGCAGAATTAAACCGTGATGAAAAACATGATTGGTACTAA
- a CDS encoding cyclophilin-like fold protein: MKIKKYFLSLLIFSIMSSIACNSVYGDNTTMNNLNTLNTTINVKIKDKEYKLKLYDNQTAKDFLTLLPLTVNMNDLNSNEKYYNLSKNLTTKTENIGSIKTGDFLLYGNNCIVLFYESFRTSYSYTRLGYIENTEGLKEVLGRGNVEIAFSVN, from the coding sequence ATGAAAATAAAAAAATATTTTTTAAGTTTATTAATTTTTTCTATTATGTCATCTATAGCATGTAATTCAGTTTATGGAGATAATACAACTATGAATAATTTAAATACTTTGAATACTACAATTAATGTAAAAATAAAAGATAAAGAATACAAATTAAAATTATATGATAATCAAACAGCAAAAGATTTTTTGACACTTCTTCCTTTAACAGTTAATATGAATGATTTAAACAGCAATGAAAAATATTATAACTTAAGCAAAAATCTCACAACTAAAACTGAAAATATAGGCAGTATAAAAACAGGTGATTTTTTACTATACGGTAACAACTGCATAGTATTGTTCTATGAGAGTTTTAGAACTTCATACAGTTATACGAGGCTTGGATATATAGAAAATACAGAAGGTTTAAAAGAAGTACTTGGAAGAGGAAATGTTGAAATAGCTTTTAGTGTAAATTAA
- a CDS encoding MerR family transcriptional regulator, whose protein sequence is MTIAEVSKKTQLSADTLRYYERIGLIPEVERSENGIRNYTDYDLGWIEFSKCMRNSGMSIESIIEYIKLYNKGDATLEARKQLLVSQRDAMQEKLNELQAALDKLNKKIENYGHQMSVHEKDMLKNKND, encoded by the coding sequence ATGACAATAGCAGAAGTAAGCAAAAAAACTCAATTATCAGCTGATACTTTAAGGTATTATGAAAGAATAGGTCTAATACCTGAAGTAGAAAGAAGTGAAAACGGAATAAGAAATTATACTGATTATGATTTGGGATGGATAGAGTTTTCAAAATGTATGAGAAACTCAGGTATGTCTATAGAATCAATAATCGAATATATCAAACTATACAATAAAGGCGATGCTACATTAGAAGCTAGAAAACAGCTTTTAGTAAGTCAGAGAGATGCTATGCAGGAAAAATTAAATGAACTTCAAGCTGCTTTAGATAAACTAAATAAAAAAATAGAAAATTACGGACATCAAATGTCAGTACATGAAAAAGATATGCTTAAAAATAAAAATGATTAA
- a CDS encoding beta-ketoacyl synthase chain length factor, which translates to MLDLSFRVLDWDFFAPNMDKKFILENINNDIKITYGDSNPELDFIPKAQKRRLSQITKFSFESVKSILNENDQIPFFFVSKYGEIKQQYNMSKKIVTEHEVSPALFSFSVFNTAVAQLTIFYKNYKRAIAVTCYNNFIDTALIQAIAFLKTSDNDKALILIADEKLPESYEEISREGNYSFAFSCLISKKDPNIYIDVIDSDADKDENSIIDFIKFISTDTSDLELGKIKLIKK; encoded by the coding sequence ATGCTGGATTTAAGTTTTAGAGTTTTGGATTGGGATTTTTTTGCTCCTAATATGGATAAAAAATTTATATTGGAAAATATAAATAATGACATAAAAATTACTTATGGGGACTCTAATCCTGAATTGGATTTTATACCAAAAGCTCAAAAAAGAAGATTAAGCCAAATAACTAAATTTTCTTTTGAATCAGTTAAAAGTATTTTAAATGAAAATGATCAGATACCGTTTTTTTTTGTATCTAAATATGGAGAAATAAAACAGCAGTATAATATGTCAAAAAAGATAGTTACAGAACATGAGGTATCTCCTGCACTTTTCAGTTTTTCAGTATTCAATACTGCAGTGGCACAGCTTACTATTTTTTATAAAAATTATAAAAGAGCTATTGCAGTTACATGCTATAATAATTTTATAGATACGGCTCTTATACAGGCTATTGCTTTCTTAAAAACTTCTGATAATGATAAAGCCCTTATATTAATAGCTGATGAAAAATTACCAGAAAGTTATGAAGAGATATCGAGAGAGGGTAATTATTCATTTGCATTTTCCTGTCTTATTTCTAAAAAAGACCCAAATATCTATATCGATGTAATTGACAGCGATGCAGATAAAGATGAAAATTCAATTATAGATTTTATTAAATTTATATCAACTGATACTTCCGATTTAGAATTAGGAAAAATAAAATTAATAAAAAAATAA
- a CDS encoding phosphopantetheine-binding protein has protein sequence MSIEDQIKQIVIESANLEGVSIEDIDTDAPLFGDELGLDSIDALEIGVAIRKKFNITFSDIEENNKQYFYSVATLAKYIRENSDNK, from the coding sequence ATGAGTATTGAAGATCAAATAAAGCAAATTGTAATAGAATCTGCAAATTTGGAAGGCGTATCCATAGAAGATATAGATACAGATGCTCCTTTATTCGGAGATGAATTGGGACTTGATTCTATAGATGCTTTGGAAATAGGTGTTGCTATCAGAAAAAAGTTTAATATTACTTTTTCTGATATAGAAGAAAATAATAAACAGTATTTTTATTCTGTTGCAACTTTGGCAAAATATATAAGAGAAAATTCAGATAATAAATAA
- a CDS encoding AMP-binding protein, producing the protein MRKLSNTNFYSLKDSEDIFLIHKENKNFIKYKEFVSDIVKSLEYISKFEEDTITVFIENAYRFISVITAGFILKKRVNVLNNNSPKYVESIIDSSMVYISDTEKSNLNLDEVFESECNDKWFDLLKETVIDENVYINFYTSGSTGYPKLIEKTLKQFEAEAVKIVDQFTDSIKDSLFLYTVPHYHSYGFVFAVLVPFMLEVRCINNRINYLETANNFSDYDKITMVTTPAFLKRIDASSLKIKSKWYLFSSTGMLEEKINDLCKDIFGTDVTEIYGSTEAGAIGYRRRSENKLWTRLSVVKIKTDENGSIECCSGYTGDDVWIHVGDVVNMKNDDEFELLGREDSIVKIEGKRISVQQIDRQILMDKHFKDSYTIYCKSDKREYIASFIVMNNKNRNLEDMKKYVIYYLKDYFETIVLPKKIYFVDSIPRNEIGKIDREALDAIMEGN; encoded by the coding sequence ATGAGAAAATTAAGCAATACAAATTTTTATTCATTAAAAGATTCAGAGGATATTTTTCTTATTCATAAAGAAAATAAGAATTTTATAAAATATAAAGAGTTTGTTTCTGATATAGTTAAAAGTTTAGAATATATTTCTAAATTTGAAGAAGATACTATTACGGTATTTATTGAAAATGCATATAGATTTATTTCAGTTATTACTGCAGGATTTATTCTTAAAAAAAGAGTAAATGTTTTAAACAATAATAGTCCTAAATATGTTGAAAGTATAATAGATAGCTCTATGGTTTATATATCAGATACAGAAAAATCGAATTTAAATTTAGATGAAGTCTTTGAAAGTGAGTGTAATGATAAATGGTTTGATTTACTTAAAGAAACAGTAATAGATGAAAATGTATATATAAATTTTTATACCTCAGGCTCTACAGGATATCCTAAACTTATAGAAAAAACCTTAAAGCAGTTTGAAGCTGAGGCTGTTAAAATAGTGGATCAATTTACTGATAGCATTAAAGATTCTTTATTCTTGTATACAGTTCCGCATTATCATAGTTATGGTTTTGTTTTTGCGGTATTAGTTCCTTTTATGCTTGAGGTTAGATGTATAAATAATAGAATAAATTATTTAGAAACTGCTAATAATTTTTCAGATTATGACAAAATTACTATGGTTACTACACCTGCTTTTTTAAAGAGAATAGATGCCTCTTCTTTAAAAATAAAATCTAAATGGTATTTATTTTCTTCTACAGGAATGCTTGAAGAGAAAATTAATGATCTTTGCAAAGATATATTTGGTACTGATGTTACAGAAATTTATGGAAGTACTGAGGCTGGTGCTATTGGATACAGACGAAGAAGTGAAAATAAATTATGGACAAGACTTAGTGTTGTAAAAATTAAAACTGATGAAAATGGAAGTATAGAATGCTGTTCAGGATATACAGGTGATGATGTTTGGATACATGTGGGCGATGTTGTGAATATGAAAAATGATGATGAGTTTGAGCTTTTAGGAAGAGAAGATTCAATAGTAAAAATAGAGGGTAAAAGAATAAGCGTACAGCAGATAGACAGACAAATACTTATGGATAAGCATTTTAAAGACAGTTATACTATATATTGTAAATCTGATAAAAGAGAATATATTGCTTCTTTTATAGTAATGAATAACAAAAATAGAAATTTGGAAGATATGAAGAAATATGTTATTTATTATTTAAAAGATTATTTTGAAACTATAGTATTGCCTAAAAAAATATATTTTGTTGATTCTATACCTAGAAATGAAATTGGTAAAATTGACAGAGAGGCTCTTGATGCTATAATGGAAGGAAATTAA
- a CDS encoding ApeI family dehydratase encodes MDNYIDYKDYKIEEKTSDMFRVKVFIDEKMPYFDGHFENFKLLPAIAQVKITLDICKSIFSRDFSVNKLLKLKFTNMILPNTNIFIESHFSDNIISFKIYDNNKKYSDGKLYFS; translated from the coding sequence TTGGATAATTATATCGATTATAAAGATTATAAGATAGAAGAAAAAACTTCTGATATGTTTAGAGTAAAAGTTTTTATAGACGAAAAAATGCCTTATTTTGACGGTCATTTTGAAAACTTTAAACTTTTACCTGCTATAGCTCAGGTTAAAATTACTCTTGATATATGTAAAAGTATTTTTAGCAGAGATTTTTCTGTCAATAAACTTTTAAAATTAAAATTTACAAATATGATTCTTCCAAATACAAATATTTTTATAGAATCTCATTTTTCTGATAATATTATTTCATTTAAAATATATGATAATAATAAAAAATATTCAGATGGTAAATTGTATTTTTCTTAA
- a CDS encoding LpxL/LpxP family acyltransferase, translating into MAHWTEEKEIGKRWKALFSISVYKILGRTFIILYLIPISIVYFFYSKTRMQASREYLKKMSKYNKKIKSNFISSYRHLLSFVVSISEKFSAWNGDIPITDLVVKTKDSYNEVIDLLNKKKGMIILFSHIGNIELLKGLAAINEGNPIKNYKINIIIDPKVNKNVNIVLSESKNNSFIDFIDASNIGPHTIISIEDKLNNGEIVAIAGDRTSNKTDKVNYINFLGEEAPFPCGAFLIPILLRYPVYYFFALRENDKILSKKYNFYIYPSKIKLNDEELKNRKKKNEVILELTKEFASIIEQKAIEYPYQWYNFHDFWYKGD; encoded by the coding sequence ATGGCGCATTGGACGGAAGAAAAAGAAATAGGTAAGAGATGGAAAGCATTATTTTCCATATCTGTTTATAAAATTTTAGGAAGAACTTTTATAATACTTTATCTTATTCCTATAAGTATAGTTTATTTCTTTTATTCAAAAACTAGAATGCAGGCTTCCAGAGAATATTTAAAAAAAATGTCTAAATATAATAAAAAAATCAAATCGAATTTTATTAGTTCTTATAGGCATTTGCTTTCATTTGTAGTATCTATTTCAGAAAAATTTTCGGCTTGGAATGGAGATATACCTATAACAGATTTGGTTGTAAAAACTAAAGATAGTTATAATGAAGTTATTGATTTGCTTAATAAAAAAAAAGGAATGATAATATTATTTTCTCATATAGGAAATATTGAGCTTTTAAAAGGATTAGCAGCTATTAATGAAGGCAATCCTATAAAAAACTATAAAATAAATATAATAATAGATCCTAAGGTTAATAAAAATGTTAATATAGTTCTTAGCGAGAGTAAAAACAATTCTTTTATAGACTTTATAGATGCTTCTAATATAGGACCGCATACTATAATAAGTATTGAGGATAAATTAAATAATGGTGAGATAGTAGCGATAGCAGGAGATAGAACCAGTAATAAAACTGATAAAGTTAATTATATAAATTTTTTAGGAGAAGAAGCACCTTTCCCATGCGGAGCTTTTTTGATACCTATTTTGCTTAGATATCCTGTTTATTATTTCTTTGCTTTGAGAGAGAATGACAAAATACTTTCAAAGAAATACAATTTTTATATATATCCTTCAAAAATAAAATTAAATGATGAAGAATTAAAAAATCGAAAAAAGAAAAATGAAGTTATATTAGAATTAACAAAAGAATTTGCTTCCATTATAGAACAAAAAGCTATAGAATATCCATATCAGTGGTATAATTTTCATGATTTTTGGTATAAAGGGGATTAA
- a CDS encoding acyl-CoA thioesterase: MSNKKYYLENDYYIKPSFYDLDPMGVVWHGNYIKFMEQAREAMLEIIDYNYDIMTAKGVMWPIVKLEIKYINSIKLNQKIRIHTAITEYLNGMRVEYTFYDEDNKIISKSSTLQMPIDSETRKGFLNNPKDFVDRIEKINNNG, encoded by the coding sequence ATGTCAAACAAAAAATATTATTTAGAAAATGATTATTATATAAAGCCGTCTTTTTATGATTTGGATCCTATGGGAGTTGTTTGGCATGGTAATTATATAAAGTTTATGGAGCAGGCTAGGGAGGCTATGCTTGAAATTATAGATTATAATTATGATATTATGACAGCTAAAGGTGTTATGTGGCCTATAGTAAAATTAGAAATTAAATATATAAATTCTATTAAATTAAATCAAAAGATTAGGATACATACGGCAATTACTGAATATTTAAATGGTATGAGAGTAGAATATACTTTTTATGATGAAGATAATAAAATCATATCAAAATCAAGCACATTGCAAATGCCCATAGATTCAGAAACTAGAAAAGGTTTTTTGAATAATCCTAAAGATTTTGTAGATAGAATAGAAAAAATTAATAATAATGGATAA
- a CDS encoding LolA family protein: MRNIYFIIMISFVFTSVLFTQIKDEYKNAKLLKGNYTQIVTQKGRSFESSGDFIIVNGYGICWFTKTPQESITVMGEKNVVQIMPDGKKKVMADSNNAMFAQIANIIKSIFTYDEKSINESFNQSMNGNIAVYSPKTSEIKKIIEKIEVTFSSAGYIEKIKMYSSNNSTTEYIMEVLSKSDKITSEEIKYFE; the protein is encoded by the coding sequence ATGAGAAATATTTATTTTATAATTATGATTTCTTTTGTATTTACATCTGTTTTGTTTACTCAGATTAAAGATGAATATAAAAATGCGAAACTATTGAAAGGCAATTATACTCAAATAGTAACTCAGAAAGGAAGAAGTTTTGAATCTTCAGGGGATTTTATTATAGTAAATGGTTATGGTATATGCTGGTTTACTAAAACTCCTCAAGAGTCTATAACGGTAATGGGTGAAAAAAATGTGGTTCAGATAATGCCTGACGGAAAAAAGAAAGTTATGGCTGATTCTAATAATGCTATGTTTGCTCAGATAGCTAATATAATAAAATCAATTTTTACTTATGATGAGAAAAGTATAAATGAATCATTCAATCAAAGTATGAATGGAAATATTGCAGTTTATAGCCCTAAAACTAGCGAGATAAAAAAAATAATAGAAAAGATAGAAGTAACTTTTTCTAGTGCCGGATATATAGAAAAAATAAAAATGTATTCTTCTAATAACAGCACAACAGAATATATAATGGAAGTTTTATCTAAATCTGATAAAATAACTTCTGAGGAGATAAAATATTTTGAATAA
- a CDS encoding MMPL family transporter: protein MNKTILNNDIRTILTIIWIIFHLFAVILFLVRFEKTAKIDTNFLSITPKFLEDKDFQKPLEDFFYKNSSSVKIFIESENFDDAKYNALKLDEYIKQSYSNVSVNLYSRNYDDILAAMIKYKYQLLSKEIRNYLLNDEAYIVAENALANFYSPFFIPIVDNIEDDPFLAVNSKINEILTSENNLQSRDAIQFINYNDKYNILVNIDMPKNIDNEKFFNDITGYLKILEREGNVNTYISGVPVHTYYSQKSAKFEITIISIVSFIVICLIFIFIFKSLKPYIISMGTILLSGLSAFLYSSVFFDSIHIFTFVFGTSLIGISIDHSIHFITEWYNEEDKKEVLRKIFPSMLLGFITTIVSYLSLSLTSLILLKQIAVFSIFGLLSSFLTVNIIYPLLFKNDKSVINKSILNKSRNILNDYVKIISIRNVLIILIAVIIVSIIFIPKIKINFSANQLYNTPDFLLNSEREVYNRLDTSLAKNIIISRGDTLSDALSAEESIEDNFSNNNYTAISKILYSEERQRDNIKLVNDKLMPILKKQTDALNLDFNSYNKIKSEFEETKDEVLDINKILENTNFSDLNKIIVTNNNKYFIIATSDYDTNNIIKSDNNDVKIFNINEEINDALDNTAKTAVKMAVIAYIIIFIAMIIFFETSKAISIIIVQLMSVLINLSIHSIFGININIFSIFALILSIGISIDYSIFFSNSAADKEITFLAVFLSMMTTVLSFGTLAFSSFIPVKSFGLFLFIGILSSFIISPVLLNFNKLIKNNNIK from the coding sequence TTGAATAAAACTATTCTGAATAATGATATAAGAACTATTCTTACTATTATTTGGATAATTTTTCATTTATTTGCAGTTATATTATTTTTAGTAAGATTTGAAAAAACAGCAAAAATAGATACTAATTTTTTATCTATAACACCTAAGTTCTTAGAAGATAAAGATTTTCAAAAACCTTTGGAAGATTTTTTTTATAAAAATTCAAGCAGTGTAAAAATATTTATAGAAAGTGAAAATTTTGATGATGCCAAGTATAATGCATTAAAATTAGATGAATATATAAAACAGTCTTATAGTAATGTTTCAGTTAATTTATATTCCAGAAATTATGATGATATTTTAGCTGCAATGATAAAATATAAATATCAGCTTCTTTCAAAAGAGATAAGAAATTATTTATTGAATGATGAGGCGTATATTGTTGCTGAAAATGCCTTAGCAAATTTTTATTCTCCTTTTTTTATACCTATAGTTGATAATATTGAAGATGATCCTTTTTTAGCTGTTAATTCAAAAATAAATGAGATTCTCACTTCAGAAAATAATTTACAGTCCAGAGATGCAATACAATTTATAAATTATAATGATAAATATAATATTCTTGTTAATATCGATATGCCTAAAAATATTGATAATGAAAAGTTTTTTAATGATATTACAGGATATTTAAAAATATTAGAAAGAGAAGGAAATGTAAATACATATATTTCAGGCGTACCGGTGCATACTTATTATAGTCAGAAAAGTGCTAAGTTTGAAATTACTATTATATCTATAGTGTCATTTATTGTTATTTGTCTTATATTTATTTTTATATTCAAATCTTTGAAGCCTTATATAATTTCCATGGGTACTATATTACTATCAGGATTATCAGCATTTTTATATTCATCTGTATTTTTTGATTCCATTCATATATTTACATTTGTATTCGGAACAAGCCTTATAGGTATATCAATAGATCATTCTATACATTTTATAACTGAATGGTATAATGAAGAAGATAAAAAAGAAGTATTAAGAAAAATATTTCCAAGTATGCTTTTGGGATTTATAACTACTATAGTGAGTTATTTATCATTATCTTTAACCTCTCTTATATTGTTGAAACAGATAGCAGTATTTTCCATATTCGGACTTTTAAGTTCTTTTCTCACAGTAAATATAATATATCCTTTATTATTTAAGAATGATAAAAGTGTGATAAATAAGTCTATACTTAATAAAAGTAGGAATATATTGAATGATTATGTAAAAATAATAAGCATAAGAAATGTATTAATTATATTGATAGCAGTTATTATAGTTTCTATAATATTCATACCTAAAATAAAAATAAATTTCTCTGCTAATCAGCTTTATAATACACCTGACTTTTTATTGAATAGCGAAAGAGAAGTTTATAATAGATTGGATACATCTCTTGCAAAAAATATTATTATTTCAAGGGGCGATACTCTTTCAGATGCATTATCAGCAGAAGAGAGTATAGAAGATAATTTTAGTAATAATAATTATACAGCTATATCTAAAATACTATATTCAGAAGAGAGGCAAAGAGATAATATTAAGTTAGTAAATGATAAATTAATGCCTATATTAAAAAAACAGACTGATGCTCTGAATTTAGATTTTAATTCTTATAATAAAATAAAATCAGAATTTGAAGAAACTAAGGATGAAGTTCTTGATATAAATAAAATACTTGAAAATACAAATTTCAGTGATTTAAATAAAATTATAGTTACTAATAATAATAAATATTTTATTATAGCAACAAGTGATTATGATACAAATAATATAATAAAATCAGATAATAATGATGTAAAAATATTCAATATAAATGAGGAAATTAATGACGCTTTGGATAATACGGCAAAAACTGCTGTAAAAATGGCTGTAATTGCTTATATTATAATATTTATAGCTATGATAATATTTTTTGAAACTAGCAAGGCTATATCTATAATAATTGTACAGTTAATGTCTGTATTAATAAATTTATCAATACACTCTATATTTGGTATTAATATAAATATATTTTCTATATTTGCTTTGATACTGTCAATAGGAATATCAATAGATTATTCTATATTTTTCTCAAATAGTGCGGCAGATAAAGAGATTACATTTTTAGCGGTATTTTTGTCTATGATGACAACTGTATTATCATTCGGCACATTAGCATTCAGCAGTTTTATACCTGTAAAATCTTTCGGATTATTTTTATTTATTGGAATTTTATCATCATTTATAATTTCACCTGTATTGTTAAATTTTAATAAATTGATAAAAAATAATAATATTAAATAA
- a CDS encoding beta-ketoacyl synthase N-terminal-like domain-containing protein, whose amino-acid sequence MSNVLLDFGIINCLARNKEELYNKYFLNGEYGLKENNDYVKKFFLGKIDNDFFNFELDNPYNNKINKMALHAVNQLKPIIDEAKKRYGKNRISVIVGTCENGSDETKDYILKGSVIDEKKILIMQSLNICCDFLKKYFDVSGISFTVSTACTSSANAIIAADELIRIGVIDAAIVGGADVVTDTVIYGFDSLEVVDYNKTNSFSKNRKGINLGEGAAFTVLAKDNLIDSKNALYLKGYNSNSDSHHMTSPDINGTTTSKCINDALKHADMNINDIDYINLHGTGTSINDKMESTTLNIVNAANIYCSSSKTSFGHTIGAAAAMELGVCYIALSDINKEKILPPHLYDGEYDDTLAKINLVTGKVKAERLENCMSVSFGFGGSNTCLIVGK is encoded by the coding sequence ATGAGTAATGTATTATTAGATTTCGGAATTATTAATTGTTTGGCTAGGAATAAGGAAGAATTGTATAATAAATATTTTTTAAACGGAGAATACGGTTTAAAAGAAAATAATGATTATGTTAAAAAATTTTTCTTAGGAAAAATAGATAATGACTTTTTTAATTTTGAGCTTGATAATCCTTATAATAATAAAATAAATAAAATGGCTTTGCATGCAGTTAATCAATTAAAGCCTATAATAGATGAGGCTAAAAAAAGATACGGAAAAAATAGAATATCAGTTATAGTAGGTACTTGCGAGAATGGAAGCGATGAAACTAAGGATTATATATTAAAAGGAAGTGTAATTGATGAGAAAAAAATATTGATTATGCAAAGCCTTAATATATGCTGTGATTTTTTAAAGAAATATTTTGATGTTTCAGGAATATCATTTACTGTATCTACTGCATGTACTTCTAGTGCAAATGCTATAATAGCGGCAGATGAGCTTATAAGAATCGGAGTAATAGATGCTGCTATAGTTGGAGGAGCTGATGTTGTAACTGACACTGTCATTTACGGATTTGATTCTCTTGAAGTGGTTGATTATAATAAAACTAATTCTTTTTCAAAAAATAGAAAAGGTATAAATTTAGGAGAAGGTGCGGCATTTACAGTTCTTGCCAAAGATAATTTAATTGATTCAAAAAATGCTCTATATCTTAAAGGCTATAATAGTAATTCAGATTCTCATCATATGACTAGTCCTGATATAAACGGTACTACTACAAGCAAATGTATCAATGATGCTTTAAAACATGCTGATATGAATATAAATGATATAGATTATATTAATCTTCATGGCACAGGTACTTCAATAAATGATAAAATGGAAAGCACTACTCTCAATATAGTTAATGCTGCTAATATATACTGCAGTTCTAGTAAAACATCATTCGGTCATACTATAGGTGCTGCAGCTGCTATGGAGCTTGGAGTTTGCTATATTGCACTTTCTGATATTAATAAAGAAAAAATATTGCCTCCGCATTTATATGACGGGGAGTATGATGATACATTAGCTAAAATAAATTTGGTTACAGGTAAAGTTAAGGCTGAAAGACTTGAAAATTGTATGAGCGTATCCTTTGGTTTTGGAGGAAGCAATACTTGTTTGATAGTCGGAAAATAA
- a CDS encoding 3-hydroxyacyl-ACP dehydratase codes for MKNKYKLNIPHKGKMLLIDGIADINFDDKEILSFSDIKNNNIFYDISEPEGIDSYIFTEYAAQTAAAYNGALSDNDDNKRIGFILNIKKADCYMQKIKSDNRVYIFVKETFNDKKIAYYDAEAILYNDDINTLDEYKKIANDENKIMDCSIMVMESSADAFKI; via the coding sequence ATGAAAAATAAATATAAATTGAATATACCGCATAAAGGAAAAATGCTTTTAATAGATGGTATTGCGGACATTAATTTTGATGACAAAGAGATACTTTCTTTTTCTGATATTAAAAACAATAATATTTTTTATGATATTTCAGAACCTGAAGGTATAGACTCTTATATATTTACGGAATATGCAGCACAGACTGCGGCGGCTTATAATGGTGCTTTATCAGATAATGATGATAATAAAAGAATAGGTTTTATTTTAAATATAAAAAAAGCTGATTGTTATATGCAAAAGATAAAATCTGATAATAGAGTTTATATATTTGTGAAAGAAACTTTTAACGATAAAAAAATCGCTTATTATGATGCAGAGGCTATTCTTTATAATGATGATATAAATACTTTAGATGAATATAAAAAAATAGCTAATGATGAGAATAAAATTATGGACTGTTCTATAATGGTTATGGAAAGTTCTGCAGATGCTTTTAAAATATAG